A genome region from bacterium BMS3Abin11 includes the following:
- the coaD gene encoding phosphopantetheine adenylyltransferase → MVTALYPGTFDPATLGHVDLIRRAARLFDKVIVGVAENRDKSLLFTLEERVALLEQVVSGLENVRVIGFNNLLIDCVREQNADTILRGLRAVSDFEYEFQLAAMNRHLDPAIETTFLTPAESYAFLSSTLIKEVASLGGDVSEFVPPQVMKALKRAYGK, encoded by the coding sequence ATGGTAACTGCACTCTATCCTGGTACCTTTGATCCTGCCACACTGGGTCACGTTGATCTGATTCGTCGCGCAGCCAGGTTGTTTGATAAAGTAATCGTCGGCGTCGCAGAAAACCGCGATAAATCACTGCTGTTTACACTGGAAGAAAGGGTGGCGTTGCTGGAACAGGTAGTGAGCGGCTTAGAGAATGTTCGCGTCATAGGTTTCAATAATCTGCTGATCGACTGTGTTCGTGAACAAAATGCAGACACAATCCTGCGTGGGTTACGGGCAGTATCCGATTTTGAATATGAATTTCAGCTTGCTGCAATGAATCGACACCTTGATCCCGCTATAGAAACCACATTCCTGACCCCGGCAGAAAGCTATGCATTTCTTTCATCCACCCTGATCAAGGAAGTCGCCTCATTGGGTGGGGATGTTAGTGAGTTTGTACCGCCGCAGGTGATGAAGGCTTTGAAAAGGGCTTATGGGAAGTAA
- the fdx_2 gene encoding ferredoxin, which translates to MALIITDECINCDVCEPECPNEAITQGEEIYEIDPNKCTECVGHYDTPQCVEVCPVDCIPKDPDHEETKEQLMAKYKAMHEA; encoded by the coding sequence ATGGCATTAATTATTACCGATGAATGCATCAACTGTGATGTTTGTGAACCCGAATGCCCGAATGAGGCGATTACCCAGGGTGAAGAAATCTATGAGATCGACCCAAATAAGTGCACGGAGTGCGTTGGTCATTACGATACTCCACAGTGTGTAGAGGTCTGTCCGGTTGACTGTATCCCCAAGGATCCAGATCATGAAGAAACAAAGGAGCAGCTGATGGCAAAATATAAAGCTATGCATGAAGCTTGA